The following nucleotide sequence is from Callithrix jacchus isolate 240 chromosome 12, calJac240_pri, whole genome shotgun sequence.
GGACAAACAGGTCTGTCCTGGGTGGCTTAGGacggatattttttttttaaccagataaTTTTAGATTATTCTTCAGAGAATATCAGAGAGGCACAAGTGTAATTTGGAAAAGCAGAgtcaatacattttatttttggaaaatgaaaacgCCAAATGGTGGTGAAATCTCAACCATAACAGCAGTAACTTGAAACCTGTGTGTGCAGGCATGGATTACAGAGATGGGAGAAACATGAGTTTCCATCTTTGGGCCAGCAGCCTCAGAGAAGGGGAAGCTAGAGGGCCTTGTCCCCTCGAGGTACCCCTGAGAATAGGCAGGGTACATAAGTTTAAATTGCAGGTGCCACTGGGAAGCAAAGTCCTGGAGGGATTGTGCTTTACAACTGGCTGCATCCACAGCATGGAGAGGACCTGCATGTGGGTGGCCTGGAAGATAAACTGtccatgtttaaaaagaaaattgttctcaGGCCCCTGAGGAGGGGATTGAGAACCAGACTCTGCTGTAGCCCTGGTGCTCGCTGGAGCAGGCCTGGGGCTCCAGCTCCCACAGCCTGGTGTGGGCTCAGGGCTTTGCCAACCCTTTCTGTGGCTGGTTGTGTTGAGCAGCCTCCCGTGAGCCCTGGCCGACCTTGAACTGGCAGTGGTTCCTGGGATCTTCAGGATTTTCGGCCCTTGTGTCTGAAGCCACCTGAAGTTCTGTTTTTACCCCCTTGTCTCCCTGAAACCTTCAAGGCACCCCCTAAGAGAGGCCCTGGCCCAGCATCCGTCTTACAGCTGGTGGCCCTCAAGAAAATCCCTACTTTGATGGAGCACCTGTGCCAGGTACCATGCTGAGTGCATCATATTGAGACCTCGTGGCAGTCCCCAAAAGTAGGTTCTATTGTTAGCTCTGTTTAACTGATGAGTAAATGGAGGCATCGGGAGGTTAGGGAGCCTGcgtaaggtcacacagctagtaagctgTGGAGCTGGGATGTGAATTGTGCCACCTGTGCTTGTAGAGGCCTTATAAAAGAACCTTATAAGAGGAACAGAGCAATCCTGGGTGCTGCCCTCCCCTCTATCTGTCTGGCCCCCACTGGCTCTAGGAGCTAGCCACTGGGCTAACAAGAGGGCCTGCCCACTAAGCAcagcccctcctctcctccctcccacccccagccctagCGAAGTGGACTCAGCCTCAAGAACAGAGGCAGCCTTGTGGCTGGAGCTCCCCCATCTCCCAGCCACCCCACCTCCAGGCTGCCTGGGTATGTTTCAACACCCCAGAGCAGCACATTCCATTCTCTGGCACAGCTGGGGGCTGGAGATTCCGTATTCCCCTGGCTGCCTGCTTTCTTCACAGCTCCAGCACAGCCTGCTGTCTGGGCTGGGACACAGGGTCCCAGCCACACACATTCCAGCAGTAACCACCCCCCACATTACATTTCCCCAGGAGTGAACttcagccaggattacaggcgactAAACAGTTGTGGGATGTGGGCTTCCTTTGTGGAGACCTAAGGCTGGATGCTGGCAGGgctgggaagggagaagaggtTGGGGGTGGGCTGTCTTTGGGAGTTAGGAGAAAAGCCGCTGGCTCTTCTGCTACTGTCAGGATCCTTGGAGTGGGATTGAAGCAGGGCTCCCAGAAATCTTCCTGTGAGACAGGCTGGCAGAAGCATGGCTGCCTGCACCCCCCGGCCTTGGCTTTGTCCCTGCAGACAGTAGTATAATGGTTAAGAGCATGAGGTCAAAATCTAGCACTGCCATGTGCAAGCTGTGTTATCTCCAacaagttccttaacctctctgagcctcagccacCATCACTGAAATGCCACTACCTCAAAGGGTTGTTGGGAGGCTTAAATTAGAATGCAAAAGTGgggtgaggcacagtggctcatgcctgtagtcccagcactttgggaggccaaggaggaaggattgcttgtgtccaggagtttgagagcagcctgggcaacataatgggagacttcacctctacaaaaataagaaattagccacatgtagtggcatgctcctgtggtcccagctacttgggaggctaaggtgggaggattgcttgagcccagcaggttgaggctgcagtgagccatgctcatAATACTGTgtttaacctgggcaacagagtgagattctgtctcaaaaaataatcatagaatATagaagggtttgtttgttttttgaggtggagtcttgcttttgcggcccatgctggagtgcagtggtacaatctcggctcactgcaacctccgcctcccgggttcaagtgattctcctgcctcagcctcctgagtagttgagattattggcgcctgccaccacgcatgggtaatttttgtatttttagtagtttcactatgttggccatgctggtcttgaactcctgaccttgtgatttgcctacctcagtctcccaaagtgctgggattacaggtgtgagccattgcacctggcaaaAGTGTTTTGAGTAGTGCCTGCCACCCATCATGGCCTTGATATTTATTGATTACCAGTATTCGAGGAATATTTGTAATCTCTTCAATATTGGCTTACACCACCATCTGTATTTTTGAAGCAAAACCCCAAATGTAGGTTCTAGCTCTCTTTTGAAGTAGTGTTCTGGCTTTTAGATAAGAAACTCTTGTCTTTTCCCTGCCTTCCTGCCAGTATTGTTTCTTAGTTGATTAATGAATCAGTTAGGAATtttgttgagcacctgctatggACAGGCACAACTAGGTCAAGGCTTTGGTTAATAAAAATCCTCATTGCCATTTATTGGACATCTACATGCTGTGCCCACTTAATGCTCAGCAACCCTGTGAAGTAGACATTTTTACTCCATTTTACAGCTGGGCACTATCCCGATGTCACACAGTCACTAAGTCACAGGATTAGAAGCCAGGACTGGACTGTACCTGCCTCTTCTCACCCCAACCTGGAGTGTTCAGCTGGCTACTCCCCAGTCCTTCCTGTCTTCTATTAGAACTCTGATTTTGTCCCCAGCTGAAAAAGCTTGACTTCCTCTGCTCTCTTGCAGCTCGGGGTGGCCATGTGACTTAGTTTTGGCCAGTGAGCTAGAAGTGGAAATCTACAGGGTGGATTGCTGGGGAAATTGCTGTTTCCCTGATCAAAGGGGTCACAGGCAGCTGACAAGCTGTGCTCCTCGCCCTTCCCTGCCTTGCTGTCTGGAATGTGGTGGAGAAGTTGGAAGGAGGCATCGTTTATAACCACGAGAATGAATGTTGTCCCATGGAAGGGCAGGACGCAGGAGCTGGACATAGACTTCCCACCTGTCCACCTCCAGCCCTGTTGTGTGGAGAAGCTGGGGTTTTGGTTCCTGGGATTTCTGTTCTGTGCCGCTGGGGGCTCCATCGTTCAGTGCACCTAGGTGCTCTCCGGGCAGCATAGCTGCTGGATTTCCAGCCAGTGGGTGGGAGCCTTGTGTGACTGAAGGAAATGAAGGGTAGGGCTCAGGCCTGGAAGGACCTCCCTGGTCTTTGAGAAGATTCTTTTTGATCCCAGAAAAGAGATTCCTGGTGGGTCTAACAGCAGATGTTGGGGGACAGCAGATGTTTCAAGCTGGGCCCTGACCCCTTGTGTGGGTAGAGGATTGGCTTCCTGGGCTTCACAGGATGGGCTAAGGGAGCCTTCCCCTCGCCCCACTGCCCCACGGCTGCCAGCATCTGGCAGATGTCAGCACAGTACTTCAGCCAGGGCAGGCCCGTCCTGTGTGTCCCATGGAAAAATCATCCCAGGTCCTGGTTGACCACAGAAGTGTCCATAAACATTTGGTCAGGGTAGGAGGCTGGGAGACAAGGGGCAGATTCAGGGAGCCAGGTGCGCTGGCAGGGTTTGGGCGTGGGTGAGTGAGGGAGGAACAAGGCAGCCTGTGCAGCCACTGACCTGCGGTGGGGCCACTTGCCTGCCCAGGGTGATTTATGGGTGCGCTGCCGGACCACCTGCTGGCCAGAACTTAGGGGAGTGCACATGCGTTGCCCACAGCAGAACACAGCCCATGGCCCCTTTGGGGTCATTTCCCTGGGGTGGCGCGTGCCTCTGAGAGTGAAAGTCGAGGCTTTCCTCAGCTCCAGAATGAGGCTCCTTTGTCTTGGAGGAACCGCAGGACTTGACTGGACTTGGCATCCCAGCTTTACCCCCACTGGTGGGGAGAGCCCCTCAGGGGGTGCCCCTAGCCTCCTGCTCTGGGTACATCTGGCATGTGCTGACAGACCCCCCAGGGAGATCCTTCCCGGCACTGCCCTCTCCACAGGCTGCCCATTAGAGTGGGAGTGGCTTCTTGCCTTCATCTCAAGCATTCTCCCCCTACCCCAGCCATCCACCTCAAGGCAGCAgcctccatctgctctgagcccACTGGGGCACCCCCTCAGCCCCTTGCCCTCTCTTTGTCTCAGTTGTCACCTTATTTAGATAGTAGTTCTCAATTCTGGCTGCACATCACCCCAGGGGACATCTAAAAACACCAACTCCCAGTCACCctacagagattctgatttaattgcaTTAGAGTAGGGCCCAGGATTCTGTAAAGGATCCCTAGATGATTCTAACGTTTATGTGTTAAAATGCAGGGATATACCAGGTCTGCGTTTCTTTGCTGCtgttgagtcagagtctcactatgttgcccaggctggtcttgaactcttgggcttaagagatcctcccacctcagcctcccaaagtactaagattactggcatgaaccagTGCGCCCCTGGCCAGATGCTGCCTTTCTAaccagctcccaggtgatgctcaTGCTGCTGGACCAGGGACAGGTAAGGAACAGTGCCTGCGGTGTGTGAAAGCCGGAGGGGTGGAGTGACTCGTCTTTTGACCTCAGGCTTTTCAGGGTAGTTCCCTGTGGCCCCGCCTTATTGGAGTCCTCTGATTAGGCCCTGGTTTCATGGGGGAGCTGCTGTGGGACCATGGAATCTTCTTACTGTGGGAGAAAGCTGGGGAACTTGGCACCTCCATTCCTCTTCAGGGACAAAATAACGGCCATCTCCATCCCTCACTTAGCAGTCAGAATGGCAGGATGACCCTTGCtatgtactacaaaacacagGCCTTGCTTTTTTTAGGCATTCCAAGGAGGTCTGTGTGGCCAGGCCATGGGTTCAGACAACGCCTTCTTTCTGGAAGGTCCGTTCTAAacctccctctccccactcttGGCAACCAGCTGACAAAGAAACCACCCGGTCCAAACCAATGATTGTTTTCCTTGATTTAATTAAGAAgtaaaaaaagattagaaaattcaACCCTGCAAGTATTGGTTGTCTAGTACCTATGTCTTCACAGCAGTAGCAATAACTTATCATCAGGATGAAAGGGAGATGCGGAGGCTGAGGAGTGAACCCCGGGACGTGGGCCTGCAGGTGTCCAGGAAAGGGGTATGCACCAAGGGTGGGCTGGGCTTGCTTTCCAGTCCAGGGAGAGCTCTCTGCCTTGGGGCAGGGACATGGGCaagctggggaaggcagagggtGTGGCTGGAGGCATTGAGACCCTAACTCGTTTCCTTTGGGGGCTAGGATGATACATACAGGGGCAATGGGGAGAACTGTCTCCCCAGCAGCTTAGCCTAATATTGAGATTTCCCTCTTCAAGGTGAGGCCCTACCCTGACAGAGGGGAGCTGACATCACCATCTACTCTGAAACCTCCCACACAGGGTGCCCCGTGACCCTCCACCCTTTCCTCATCCTCTCCTCCCCTGCCTACTTTCTTAGACCCTGGGGTCTTCCCCCAGATGAAGACACCCTGCTCCTGAGAGAGGAAGCCAACATCCCAGGGACCTCAGGACCCCCAGACAAAAAGGACAGCCTGGGCTCCCTGCCCATCTCTTGGGGCCTGTGCCAGTAACAACACTCACAGAAACACCCTCTGGCAGGGCTGGGTCAGCCTGGAAGTTGGGGCGGGGCCAGAGGGCAAAGCACAGCtggcagggcagggaggagtgCCCTTCAGTGGGGCTCTGCAGCCCCATAGAAGAAAGGGTAGTAGAGGGAGCAGGGGTAGGAGAACATGAATTTGACCGCAAACTTCATCTCCTTATTCTTCTTGTCCCAGCGGTAGACGGCCATGAGCAGCAGCTGTCCATCCACTTTGCGGCCCATGACCAGGAAGCTGCCTGACAGACCGTCCAGCTGTGGGCAGGGGCAGCCTGCGCCGTTCTTCATGTGCAGCACCAGCCGCTTGGTGTCCTTGCGCTTCAGGGGGCCCGGCTTGAGCAGCTTCTTCTTTTTCTGGGCTCCAATCAACTTCCGGTCCCCATTCTCTATCTTAATTTCCTTGATGCGCATTTTGACCACTGTGGGAAGGAAGGACAGGGGCAGGTTGGGAATGGTCAGATCTGCATGGGATGCTGGTGGGCCCAGAGTTGGTGTGTTCTGGACCTTCAGCTTGGGGAGCCAGATGCTCTGCGGGGCTTGGAAGGGAGGAGCTTGTATGTGCACATTTTCATATTTAGGAAGGACCTGTCGTGCTGTACTCTCACGGACAGTATCATGTTTCAACCTTAAGGTACAGGAGAGGGGAAATGAGGGCTAGAGAGCTTGTGACCTGCCTGAATTGAGAGCCCAGGCCCTTCCGAGACATCAAATGCAGGGTGGAGAGCTCTTGATGGAGCTCCATCTGCGGCCAGAGCAACTGGGCTCCccggggtggggatggggagtggATGGGAGTGGGACTCACTGCTTGGAAAGGGGTCCTTGTGATGGAGGGAGACTGGACTTCCTGATCGCTGGGGATGATTCCCATTGGATTTCTggctgtgtgtgagtgtatggTATGGGGTATATGtggggtgtgtatatgtgtattctgTGTGGTGGGAGCGGTGCTGGGCTGGCAGATATTTAACAGCTGACTCTGTGGATGAGGGGCCCTGCTTTGCATTTGTGGACATCCGTGGGGTAAATCCTCCCACCATGACTGACCGCATGACTGGGCGTGGAGCTGGGGATACACGCAGTTCAGCTCTTGCTGGTGTGAACACACCACTGTACAGtaatgtttatgtgtgtgtgagagaggctGTACGGTGGGCGggagtgtgtgtgaggtgtggtTCTGTGGATGAGTGTTCGTGGTATGTATAGGAGCGGGGATGAAGGAGGTGGATGAAAACAGAGTCTGCGGCCAGAGAGCCACTGTAGATGTAGAGAGCCTAAGGAGTCCTGGGCCTCAGGGTGGAGTGGGGCGTCCCTCAGGCTGGTCTCTCCCTTCTTCAGGCTTCTGGGCCCCCATCTCTGAGGGATCAGGGAGAAGACAGAGAATAATTCTGTCCACTCTGGGCAGGAAATTGTCATAAAATCTCATTCCTTCTCcttaagtctttttttctctctctgacacacacacacacacacacacacacacacacacacacacacacacacaccttgcaATAGCAGTATTCTCTTTCCAAACAGGCTACCAACATAAAAGACTCCTCTGAAGAAAGGACTTCATTactgtctccttttctcttttttatagacAGGGAGGCTAAGACACAAAACAGGTAACTGACTTGGCAAAGACCACACTGGACTGTGGGGCCTATGAGTGAGCCAGGTCCTGACTGGACTTGGATGGGAAGGCTCTGGGATGAAGTTTTGGGAACAGGTGACCACAGCTCCTCTGGCAGGAGGTATGCTGAGTCCCAGGTGGAAGTACCAGGGACAGGGTGCTCCACTTCCATCCTGGAGCCCTCACTCCCCAACTGCCTCCCTCCATCTCTGCGCTAAGCCTGCATCATCCACAGAGATGATCCAGCCATGGAGGCCCCTCTGAAGATGACACCAAGGGAGGGCTGCGGGAGCTCTGGCTGGGGTGGTTTCTGAGGCTCAGGGCCCATGACCTTGAGGGACTCTGAAGGTCCTGAGATGATGCAGAAAGAGGTGCCTTTCTCTTGGGAGAGGGTTTATAGTTATCACTGGATTCTAAACGGGACCCCTGATGCAAAAACTATTGGGACTTACTGTGATGGATGTGGGCACGTATGTTCCCATGTGTGTAGAAAGAGGGGTTGGGAGTGGTGCTGGGGCAGTGGCTGTGTGGGCCCCACACTCACCGAAGTCACTGGAGCACATCTGCTCCATGAGGCCGTCGGCGCTGTGCTCCATCTCACACTGGGCACAGATCTTGGTCACTGAAGAGAGAAAGTTGGTGAGGAGATTAGAGTTCCAGAGCTACTCAGGGTGCAGGCTTCCTCACTGTCCAGCCACTTCCCTCTGCCAAGCCTCTACTTCCTTATCAAGAAATGGGATGATGGCAGTCATATCACCACCTGCTCACAGAGTGATTGATCATCACGAGATAAGCTGTGCAGGGACCAAACTGCCAGGTGGGCACAGTGACTGCCCCATGACCCTGGTGGCTGCAGCCATGGTGTGCAATGTCTTAAATTTTATCTCCTCTCATCCTCAGCCTAAGAAGTAGGgattctttttcatatatatatattggagatggggtctcactctgtcacccaggctggcgtgcagtgactctccaatcttggctcactgtaacctctgcctccccagttcaagtgattcttctgcctcagccgccccggattccaggcatgtgccactacacccagctaatttttgtattttgtatttttagtgttagccaggctggtctagaactcctgacttaaagtgattcacccaccttggcctcccaaagtactgtggttacaggcattggccactgcacctggcccttattCCTGTTTTGGAGGAAagggaactgaggcccagaggggttaTTCAAGTCTGGCAGCAGACAgggtgggagggggagagggCATGGAGCCAGCCTGGAAGAGCTGCGTGAACCAGCACAGCaaaggggaggctgaggccagggagaAATTAGGGTTCAGGGGCCTGAGggtgtgggtgggaggagggactTAGGATCTCATAGGTTTTATGAACCTGGGATGGCTTTCTATTTtatggatggggaaactgaggctcagtgaaaTCAAGCGGCTTGcctaagggcttttttttttttagaagcagagcCTAATCTGCTCTTCCTTGTGCGCTGAGCCTCATCCAAATGACTTCCAGCCAGGGGAACTAGGGAAGAGGGTGGAGAGCTTAGGGTTCCAGGTACAGAAAACGGGAAGGCAGACCATAGCGCAGGAACATTCTTAGCTCCTAGTCTTTCCCCACATTCCTTCCCTcacctttcctctcttctcaaggTCCCAACATGGGGTGGGGGTGATGCTTGCTTTAAATTCCTGGGGATCCAGGTGAAAGGCACTGTTTAACCACCCCAGGCATTCTTGGGCTGAAAGGGGCCATAAGGCATTTATCAGGACATCCCAGGTTGGGGGCACGGCACTGGGGGATTCTCAGCAGCTTGTTTGGGTGGGCACTTCGAGGGGTGCCAGGGGTattcagggagagagagagggagggaaggtcCAGACCGCAGGGAGGCACTACGCTGCCACTccctggggaggtgggaaggccGGAAGGCTGCGGGGGATAATTCCAGGGGCGCCGGGTTGAGCTAGgacagcgtgtgtgtgtgtgtgtgtgtgtgtgtgtgtgtgtgtgtgtggtgcggggggcgggggggagctgCACCTCTTGGGGGTTTCGCAGAGCTTTGCTAACCGGCTAGGGGAGCGGAGGGCCGTCGGAGCGCGCGGAAACGGCGGCAGAGGCGCTACCTGGAGGCGCGGTGGCGGGCAGGTGCCCGAACTGCACTGCGATGCAGAGGTCGTTGTCCAGGGGGAACTTGTGGCAGTGCAGCATCTCAGGCCAGGGGAAGCCGTAGGCCTCCATGAGCGGCGCGCAGCCTGCGCGCACCGCCTCGCACAGCGAGCGGCACGGGTAGATGGGCCGGTCGAGGCAGACGGGCGCGAAGAGCGAGCACAGGAAGACCTGCGTGTCCGAGTGGCAGCGCTTGGCCAGCAGCGGCAGCCAGCTGCTCGCCTGCTGCTTCACCTCGGCCAGGCTCTCGTGCTCCAGCAGGTTGGGCAGCCGCATGCGCTTGTAGCCCACCGTGTGGCAGAGCGGCAGGTCGGCGGGGATGTCGAGGCACTGAGGCGGCTTGGAGTAGGAGCGGCCGTGCAGCGGCTCGGCCTGCCAGCCGTAGTAGTCGTACTCCTCGCCGCGCGCCGGCGCCCAGCGCAGCGCCCCCAGCAGCAGCGCCAGCGCGGCGGTCCGCGCGCCCCCAGCCGCCGCCCGCATGGCTGCGCCCTCTCCAGGCGCGCGCCGCGCAACACCCCGACGCTCGGTGCGCGGCGGCCCAGGTGCCCAGGCGTACGCCCCCAGTTCCGACGCTCTCCAGCAGCCGCCGAGGAGGTCGCCCAGGTGGATGGCAGCCTGCGCTCGGCTCCGGGCGCCCCGACTGATCCTGGCGCCTCCCACCTCGGGGCTCCTGCCCAGGCCTCACCGAGCGCCCCAGCCAATCTCCGGCCGCCCGGCCCCCGCCCAGAGgcggggaggcagggagaggcccCTCGGCCCCTCCCGCCCCATGCCCGCGCGTCCCGCCCAGCGCCGGGTCTTGCGCCCCTCTCCCGGCTAGGCTCCCCTACCGCGGCTCTGGCCTCGCCTAGCGCTTCTCCCTGgggctccctgcctccctgggcaTTTTCCTCACCCCATCACCTACTCCATCCTTCCTCCTTATCTCTCTCCACCACAGCCTCTCCTGTGCCTTTTCTCACTTCACTTGCTTATCTCTCTGCCTCGGCCTTTCTCCCTCcgctctgttttctcttctccgACACCTCGGTCCATCTTCTCCCTGGTGGGAGGCTCCTGCCGCCCCACACCCTCCTGGATCTTCTGGTCCTCCGGGCAGGCCTTCATTTAGCTTGGTGCCAGGCCCCGTGCTCGCTGCTGGGGAATCGAAGATGGGTATGACCCAGAACCCACCTCCAGGTCCAGGATAGTTTAGTGGGGGTGAAGGTAACCACAGGTTCTATTTAGTGAGGTCTTACTACCTGCCAGGGACGGTGCAAGGTACTTTCCAAGCTTATCAGCTATTACGAATGAAAGCCAATACTCGGTGGGTGCTAATTGTCTGCCCAGTCTGATCTAAGCACATTGCATGAACTCCCTCAGCTACTTTTCACAATAATGCTGGATGGTGGGTAGGTACTATTACTGTTCCCACCTTATAGATAAAGATCCTGTGTCACAGAGGTTAAGCACGGATTAGAGCCGGGATTTTAACCCAGATAGTCTGGTTCTAGAGTCAGAGCCCAGAAACAGCCAGGAGGCCTGGATTCTGAGTCTGTAGGCCTAGTGACCAAGCAGATGGGGAGTTCGGAGAGGTGGAGTAACTGGCCATTGGCCACACAGCTCTATGTGAAGGAgataggatttgaatccaggtgtTGGGCTCCAAAGGCCAGGGCTTACCCACTCTGTGGTAAGATAACTTCCAGCCCATGGCAGGGAATTTGGTGGGGGGAGAAGGAATTGATGGTGTCTCTGAGTGGGGCACCCAGGCAAGCATCAGCGGGGAGGGGACCTTCAGGAGCCCATGCTTGGTGCCTTTCTCTCCTGTCTGAGTCCTGCCTTTCACTGGAGTTCCCTTGAGAGGAATTTGGACTGAAGGCTTGAAGGGAGGGGAATTCCTTCCTGAGAGCCTAGCCTGACACCTGACCTCTCAGCGTTTGATGGGGAAGGTACCCTGGGGAGGTGTCTCCTAGAAGGGCTTGGGAAGATGGGGGCTGGCTCTGCTGGGAAGCAGGAATACTGGGGCACTTTCCCCCTCTACTCCTCTCCTTAGTCTCACTGACAGATATTTCCAGGGCGCCTGTCTTCCTCTGGGTCTGTCCTCACAGTGGTGGTGGAGAAGGGTGAGGGGCCACTCATTAATATTCATGGAAGACCCAAGGAGTGCATACTCTCTGCAAGGCATGGGGTAGGGTATGCATGGGGACACAGAGGTGCAAAAGACACGGGTGGCTCTCCTCCGTCTGATCTAGTTGTAAGAAAAAGACACAAGGcaggcagaggaagcaggagaAGCCTCAGCCACTGAGCCCCAGGGTGGGATGGGCTGTGTTTGATGTCCAGGATGATCTAGTGGGGTCCAGGTGGAGTAAGCTTgggccttcccttcccctctccctctcccagctCCCATCATGAAGAGGTTATGCAGATGGCTTCTCAGAAGGTGGAGGACAGGTCTCTGCAGGGTCAG
It contains:
- the SFRP5 gene encoding secreted frizzled-related protein 5, whose protein sequence is MRAAAGGARTAALALLLGALRWAPARGEEYDYYGWQAEPLHGRSYSKPPQCLDIPADLPLCHTVGYKRMRLPNLLEHESLAEVKQQASSWLPLLAKRCHSDTQVFLCSLFAPVCLDRPIYPCRSLCEAVRAGCAPLMEAYGFPWPEMLHCHKFPLDNDLCIAVQFGHLPATAPPVTKICAQCEMEHSADGLMEQMCSSDFVVKMRIKEIKIENGDRKLIGAQKKKKLLKPGPLKRKDTKRLVLHMKNGAGCPCPQLDGLSGSFLVMGRKVDGQLLLMAVYRWDKKNKEMKFAVKFMFSYPCSLYYPFFYGAAEPH